The Candidatus Ozemobacteraceae bacterium sequence CGTCAGGCCCGTTCACGCCGACGTCTATCTCGTCTGGGATGACGCGGCGAAGGTGCTGGCTCCGCTGATGGCCGAGCCTCTCGGAGACCGGGCGAACGTGTTCATCGTCGCGGTCACTTCCGTTCTCGAGCAGAATGCGGCGATCGCCGGGGTGAAAAACATCACCGGAGCCGTCATCACGAGTTACAACTGCTTCCGACCCGCTTCGAAGGTCGTCGGGCTCAACGAGAAGGCTGCCGGGATCCTCGGGATCGTGCTGTATGGCGTCGCGGTGCTGTTCAGCCTCAAGTCCCAGCTCGCCGCCCTCGTCGAGCGGCGCCGCGAGTTCGGCATCCTGCGCTCGATCGGCTGGTCGGACCGTGATATCGGCGCCCAGCTCGTTTGGGAGGCCTTCTTGCCGGCATCGATCGGGGCCATGGGCGGGGTGCTTGTCGGCTTTTCCGTCTTCGTCCTGTTCGGAATGCCGGTTTTGAAACAGGCCGGCCTTCCCTGGACGACGGCCATCGACGCATGCCTGATCGCCCGGGGGGTGGTTCTCGCCCTCGCGGGAAGCGCCCTCACCGGTTTCCTTGCCGCGCTGCTCGTCCGGCGCACAAGCCCCGCCGAGGCCCTGAGGACGATCTGACGATGACCCGCCCGAACGGGGACGGCCGGTTTGAAATGCGTGAGAAGACGCTTTTTCGCCGCCTCTCTATATCCGCTTCGCTCTATATCATCTTTTGTTGCGCCGGGTTGGCTTCAGCTTGCGACACGGGATGCACCGGAACCTGCAGCATTGTTCCGCAGGCGAGCGGAACGTACCTCGATCCGGCGTATATTGCCAGCTCGCCCGCGGTGACCACGCCCACACTCGTCTCGCTCCTGACGGCCGGGGCGCCGATCGCCCTCATCGACTGCCGTTCTGCGGATGCCTTGGCTGAACCGAGAATTCCGGGATCGCTGGTGTTCGTCGCCGGCTGGAATCATGAAAACATCGCCGGGCGTTT is a genomic window containing:
- a CDS encoding ABC transporter permease, producing MARHEAISIAWREQRRRPGRSLAVMFGFLLAVSAFLGFSLLFHADRLAEDEILRRVGGYFAAFAPLPSTGVATPPAELPRVKDASEGFIANTILTCLFPRSLVTKLRAVDGVAEVVPVLLFRMRSRQDAHMFTLGGIDMSRPLAVERTCCAPSDVKSGVFLGLATGSEGPGAMLDDGYAAVRGLEVGETIDIGGVGFRVTGIIDTGVRPVHADVYLVWDDAAKVLAPLMAEPLGDRANVFIVAVTSVLEQNAAIAGVKNITGAVITSYNCFRPASKVVGLNEKAAGILGIVLYGVAVLFSLKSQLAALVERRREFGILRSIGWSDRDIGAQLVWEAFLPASIGAMGGVLVGFSVFVLFGMPVLKQAGLPWTTAIDACLIARGVVLALAGSALTGFLAALLVRRTSPAEALRTI
- a CDS encoding rhodanese-like domain-containing protein translates to MTRPNGDGRFEMREKTLFRRLSISASLYIIFCCAGLASACDTGCTGTCSIVPQASGTYLDPAYIASSPAVTTPTLVSLLTAGAPIALIDCRSADALAEPRIPGSLVFVAGWNHENIAGRFPGKDILVILYDGGAVSVRGEARRQLAEAGFSNILQYPDGIRGWIDAGQATIPTASDCLLGVPDIRDISMASDSSQPVLIR